The genomic segment AGGCGTATGGCATACGCCCTTATTTCATGAGGATCATCTTTCGCGTTTGCGATTGTTCTCCGGTTTGGAGGCGATAAAAGTAAGTGCCAGAGGGTAAGCCGGTGGCGTTGTACGATAAACGATAGGTACCGGGTCGTTGGTAGCCTTGGTAAAGCGATTGTACTTCCCGCCCATTCAAATCGAAAACTTTCAGTTCCACCGCACCCGACAATGGAAGACTGTAGGAAATAGAAGTAGATGCATTGAATGGGTTGGGGTAGTTGGGGTGAAGTGTTATTTTACTCGGAAGTTGAATGTATTCAAGTGATACAAATTCACTCGTTTCGTCGGTTGTGAAACGAATAGTACCACCAGTTCCGACTACCCAACCGGTGTTTGGATTAACGAAATCTGACTCATAAAGATAACTGGAACCAAGAAATACATTTGACCATGTTTGCCCATGATTGGTTGTGTGATATGCGCTGTATTCGTTAAACAACCAACCGTTTTCTGGATCTGAGAAATAGACGCTTTGAAGTACTCCAGAATTTATGTTGTTAGGAATCCAAGTGTTTCCTCCATCAGTAGTTGTTAAGTAGACACTATAATCGATACCAGATTCATATTCTTCATATCCCCCAACAATCCAACCGTGTAAACTATCCGAAAAACATATATCTGACAATACATTTGGACTGTTTTCATACACAGTCCATTGAGTATTCCAAGTAGTACCTCCATCGGTTGTACGAAGTATAGTACCTCTTATGCTAATTGCCCACCCATGTAGTTGATCAAGGAAACATACTTTGTTTAAAGTGACGCTAAAATTACTTGTTTGCGATATCCAGTTTTCTCCACCATCTGAGGTGTGAAAAACAACTCCGCCACTGCCTACAACCCAGCCATTTTGTCGATCGGTAAAATTAACAGAAGTAAGAGCTTGTGTTGTGTTAATGTAGCGGGTCTCCCAAGTAATTCCACCATCAGTCGTAGTTCCTAATCTACCATTTGAACAAGAAACCCACCCATAAGCTGAATCGATGAAATGAACGCTATAGTTACGACTTGCGTTCAATCTAGTGACAACATTCCAGTTCTGTCCACGATTCGTTGTTATCAGAACAATTCCTGAATCTCCAACAGCACACACTGTATTAGAGTTGACAACTGCAATCGAAAATAAATTATTTTGTACTCCCCGAGACACTTGAGTCCAGTTAACTCCATGATTGGTAGTTCTTTTAATGTGTCCATTCCATCCAACAATCCATGCAGCGTTTTCACTCAATCCATGTATTCCTAAAATTGTATTTGTTATTTGTCGTTGTGTTATCCAACTTGTACCTCCATTCGTTGTATGAGATACTTCACATATACCGAAGCTGGATTGTGAGAACAACCAAACAACATCGTCACTTACACATGAGATCTTTTTAATCTCGTAGTTAATACCTGAGTTGATCTGAACCCAAGAAAGACCTCCATTTATTGTTTTGTATAACCGATTAGACCCTGCTACCCAACCGTGATTGATATCGGAGAACGAAACACAGTAGAGCATTCCTCCCCAGTTAACACCAGAATCCATGACAGCCCAAGTTCTTCCACAATCTGTTGAGCGATTAACTTCGCTTCCTACAATCCATACTATGCTATCACTTGTACAATCAATACCCATCATCCAACCTACTGCTGGAAAACAGTTTAAAGTATCCCAACTATTTCCGCCGTTCGATGAATGAAAAAGAAGACCGTACTGATTTGATGCATATAAATTAAGTGAATCAAAATAAGAAAAGTTTGCGATTATATCATGTGGAATCGCATACAACTTGGTTCTCCAAGTCTCTCCACCATCTGTTGTATGTTGAATAGAACGGGAACTATGAAACCATATAGATGTAGGGCTAGAATGTGCGATACTCAAAAATGCATTTTGTGTATCAAGATTCACTAATGACCACGAAACTCCATAATCTGTTGTTTTGAAAGCAACACCCATCTCACCGGCAATCCAACCAGTACTGTCGTTTAACATATCCACTGCGTACAACCTATTCCCTTGTGGAAGAGGATTTTGCCACTCCCACCCCTGCGCAAACAGAGTTGGGGTAGAAAGGAGGAAAATTACTGGAGTACTGAGGAGAGTTACGAAGTATCGAAGTTTCATGGCGACCTCTGGTGTATCTGAATATACAAATATTACCGATACGCAAGAAGGTATTTTGCGAGATTCTAACAATTCTCAATGATTTTCTTTGAATGCCGTTAGAATTTCACAGCAAGCCCCACCCGGTACGATTGATCCGCTCCAATACCAATCATTGGTTTCCCGCGAATTCCCGTGGGGGGGTTCCCCGTAGGATTGCGAAGAGAATTCTGAAAGAAGATGAAGTCGGAGGGCATGATGAATCCGAACACCATGCCGGCACTACACCATAGCCCGGCATCGCGCCATGTCTTGTTGCCTTTGAAGCGCGATAAATCCC from the bacterium genome contains:
- a CDS encoding YCF48-related protein, whose translation is MKLRYFVTLLSTPVIFLLSTPTLFAQGWEWQNPLPQGNRLYAVDMLNDSTGWIAGEMGVAFKTTDYGVSWSLVNLDTQNAFLSIAHSSPTSIWFHSSRSIQHTTDGGETWRTKLYAIPHDIIANFSYFDSLNLYASNQYGLLFHSSNGGNSWDTLNCFPAVGWMMGIDCTSDSIVWIVGSEVNRSTDCGRTWAVMDSGVNWGGMLYCVSFSDINHGWVAGSNRLYKTINGGLSWVQINSGINYEIKKISCVSDDVVWLFSQSSFGICEVSHTTNGGTSWITQRQITNTILGIHGLSENAAWIVGWNGHIKRTTNHGVNWTQVSRGVQNNLFSIAVVNSNTVCAVGDSGIVLITTNRGQNWNVVTRLNASRNYSVHFIDSAYGWVSCSNGRLGTTTDGGITWETRYINTTQALTSVNFTDRQNGWVVGSGGVVFHTSDGGENWISQTSNFSVTLNKVCFLDQLHGWAISIRGTILRTTDGGTTWNTQWTVYENSPNVLSDICFSDSLHGWIVGGYEEYESGIDYSVYLTTTDGGNTWIPNNINSGVLQSVYFSDPENGWLFNEYSAYHTTNHGQTWSNVFLGSSYLYESDFVNPNTGWVVGTGGTIRFTTDETSEFVSLEYIQLPSKITLHPNYPNPFNASTSISYSLPLSGAVELKVFDLNGREVQSLYQGYQRPGTYRLSYNATGLPSGTYFYRLQTGEQSQTRKMILMK